One region of Tachysurus vachellii isolate PV-2020 chromosome 11, HZAU_Pvac_v1, whole genome shotgun sequence genomic DNA includes:
- the dalrd3 gene encoding DALR anticodon-binding domain-containing protein 3 yields MMETAESAPFRIGSTVRALRCVLRRETGHEAESERTDSGERSTSEPVKLWFKESSAKNLRNRDFLAPNTVLATLYSDGQVPPAIMRRVLSLRGGGVLPLAGCDITTEGLRVTVDRCTAFRGVLCGINTYLRPASQRQGCVLINCPALHAKKDPPTPDTLTLGQLRTVLIADHLRAVLLRQGYSVSLCPALPEESDIISFLRILGIDWLAASVGWTSDEREEKMRNTLENCSYRETDGERGKRTSKGDDAGMTEEVRINLKRVMENVELQGYDPTLGTCTVQREALCHLAQLDRAMEDFPASTATVLHVTSCQDEFRQQQTAMLWRATSATATQRLVVCGPVKTPGTQMSAAQYLQLRRAQMKEASEVKYGEQVEGQTWEDIIRVMTCATVRFELLSTAHTSPVTLDVQREVGVSTKGPRGGVFVMYNCARLHTLFSSYEKGVQQGIYPEIPAGTELDFSSLKEEGEWLLLFNYLIPFSELLDQSGQTLELEGAGARVNLRTEQVCRFLVSLSKDFSSYYNRVHVLGEPLPHLFNQMFCRLLLLKALRELYHSALDSLNLPPIPQL; encoded by the exons ATGATGGAGACCGCGGAATCGGCGCCGTTCCGCATCGGCTCCACTGTACGGGCGCTGCGGTGTGTTCTGCGGAGGGAAACCGGACACGAAGCCGAGTCAGAGCGCACCGACAGCGGGGAGAGGAGCACGAGCGAGCCGGTCAAGCTCTGGTTTAAAGAGAGCAGCGCCAAAAACCTGCGAAACCGAGACTTCCTGGCGCCCAACACGGTTCTGGCTACACTTTACTCTGACGGACAG gttCCTCCGGCCATTATGAGGCGTGTCCTGTCTCttcgtggaggtggtgtgttACCACTTGCAGGATGTGACATCACAACAGAGGGGCTGCGCGTAACAGTGGACCGTTGCACAGCATTCCGAGGTGTTCTGTGTGGGATAAACACGTACCTGAGACCAGCCAGTCAAAGACAGGGGTGTGTTCTGATCAATTGCCCCGCACTGCATGCCAAAAAAGATCCACCCACTCCAGACACTCTGACACTGGGGCAGCTCCGGACTGTCCTCATCGCTGACCATCTCAGAGCAGTGCTCCTCAGACAAGG TTACTCTGTGTCCTTATGTCCTGCACTGCCTGAGGAGAGTGACATCATCAGCTTCCTCCGAATCCTGGGCATTGATTGGCTGGCGGCATCTGTTGGCTGGACCAGTGatgaaagagaggaaaagatgaGGAACACCCTGGAGAACTGTtcctacagagagacagatggagaaagaggGAAGAGGACGAGTAAGGGAGATGATGCAGGGATGACAGAGGAGGTCAGGATAAACCTGAAGCGAGTGATGGAGAATGTAGAACTTCAGGGTTATGACCCCACTCTTGGCACCTGCACAG TGCAGCGAGAAGCATTGTGTCATCTGGCTCAACTCGACAGAGCAATGGAGGACTTTCCT GCATCCACGGCTACAGTGCTACACGTGACTTCCTGTCAGGACGAGTTTCGCCAGCAACAAACAGCCATGCTTTGGAGAGCTACCAGTGCCACAGCAACGCAG aggcTGGTAGTGTGTGGTCCAGTAAAGACACCAGGCACTCAAATGAGCGCGGCTCAGTACCTGCA ATTAAGAAGAGCTCAGATGAAAGAAGCTTCTGAAGTGAAATACGGTGAGCAGGTGGAAG GACAAACCTGGGAGGACATCATCAGAGTGATGACTTGTGCTACAGTGCGATTTGAGCTGCTTTCCACAGCACACACTAGCCCA GTGACTCTTGATGTACAGCGTGAAGTGGGCGTGTCCACAAAAGGTCCTAGGGGAGGAGTCTTTGTTATGTATAACTGTGCAAGATTACACACGCTGTTCAGCAGCTATGAAAAAGGTGTACAGCaag GCATCTACCCAGAAATCCCTGCAGGAACAGAACTGGATTTTTCCTCTCTTAAAGAAGAG GGGGAGTGGCTTCTTCTTTTCAACTATCTCATTCCATTCTCTGAGCTTCTGGACCAATCAGGACAGACGCTGGAGCTGGAGGGGGCGGGAGCCAGAGTTAATTTAAGAACAGAgcag GTCTGCAGATTCCTGGTGTCTCTCAGTAAAGACTTCAGTTCGTATTACAACAGAGTCCATGTACTTGGG GAGCCGTTACCTCATCTTTTTAATCAGATGTTCTGCAGGTTGTTGTTGCTGAAGGCTTTGAGGGAACTTTACCACAGCGCCTTGGATTCTCTAAATCTGCCCCCGATTCCACAGCTATAG